A region of Cryptococcus decagattii chromosome 3, complete sequence DNA encodes the following proteins:
- a CDS encoding protein-L-isoaspartate O-methyltransferase codes for MAWLSSGRTNVELIENMKSSGLIHSSRVAAAMLKVDRKHYVPQRAFAYEDSPQRIGFGATISAPHMHAHACENLIELLPETQNAGEEPPRILDVGSGSGYLTAVFHYLSPKSLVVGIDHIQGLVSQSIRNLANDGVQVLDKHKIEGGGVLMLCGDGRKGSKEYAPFTVIHVGAAAPEYPDELVDQLAKPGRMFIPVGRGSQDVWQIDKSVNGDVTKKKLFGVMYVPLTDADKQWQE; via the exons ATGGCATGGCTATCAAGTGGACGCACAAATGTAGAG CTTATTGAGAACATGAAAAGCTCTGGCCTTATTCACTCTTCTCGAGTGGCAGCG GCTATGTTGAAGGTGGATAGAAAACACTACGTACCCCAACGTGCATTTGCCTATGAGGATTCGCCTCA GCGAATTGGATTTGGAGCAACTATATCTGCCCCTCACATGCATGCCCATGCATGTGAAAACCTAATTGAACTTCTGCCTGAGACCCAGAATGCTGGGGAAGAGCCTCCTCGAATCTTGGACGTGGGAAGCGGGTCTGGTTATT TAACTGCCGTCTTCCACTATCTATCACCCAAGTCTCTAGTTGTCGGCATTGATCATATCCAAGGTCTGGTATCTCAATCGATACGCAACCTTGCCAATGATGGAGTCCAAGTCCTCGACAAGCATAAGATcgaaggaggaggggtTCTGATGCTTTGCGGTGATGGACGAAAAGGATCTAAAGAATATGCTCCCTTCACAGTCATCCATGTTGGAGCAGCTGCTCCAGAATACCCTGACGAATTGGTAGACCAA CTAGCCAAGCCGGGAAGGATGTTTATCCctgttggaagaggatCGCAAG ATGTGTGGCAAATCGATAAGTCAGTTAACGGTGATGTGACTAAGAAGAAGCTATTTGGAGTCATG TATGTTCCCCTTACGGATGCTGACAAGCAATGGCAAGAGTGA